The Gadus macrocephalus chromosome 13, ASM3116895v1 genome includes a window with the following:
- the LOC132471170 gene encoding pseudouridylate synthase RPUSD4, mitochondrial-like encodes MKGCRALTDSFCNNWSHVRNMIVLLRQTRRNNLQPMTSDSAHVLWRTLTTAPPIPSPEPEEKAPLRAIDLAKKIRQEKREEERTTKGIKPTATPLQKRVSELKQFTQQLQNVHPNVLAKHLHKTLLFQNRDVIVLNKPYGVSVKDHGGGTCITAVLPILAKMMDLKVDSELQPCLGLEKEVTGTLLLARNQEAVDNIVYLHRHNQIQRKYWAVTVGVPVPSEGVIDIPLIEREIAGTQHHFKMGLSPMFRLNETGEGVSRIRAHRQAESAVTKYRVLDSRAGCSLVELEPLTGLKHQIRVHLACALGCPILGDHKYSSWTKLAPQKLPENVLGKLGLEKSKTRNLTLHLHARQMVLPGTTSQPEIRVSCPMPKYFTKALQRLNLIFPDEKEPN; translated from the exons ATGAAGGGGTGCAGAGCCCTTACCGACAGTTTCTGTAACAATTGGAGCCACGTCAGAAATATGATAGTTCTTCTTCGCCAAACTAGAAGAAACAACTTGCAACCCATGACTTCTGATTCAGCCCATGTCCTCTGGCGGACCCTGACCACCGCTCCTCCCATCCCGAGTCCCGAACCTGAGGAGAAGGCTCCTCTGAGAGCCATTGACCTTGCCAAGAAGATTCGACAAGAGAAAAGGGAAGAAGAAAGAACAACCAAAGGGATAAAACCAACAGCCACCCCTCTTCAGAAGAGGGTCTCTGAGTTAAAACAGTTCACCCAACAACTACAAAATGTGCATCCCAATGTATTGGCTAAACATCTCCATAAGACTTTGTTGTTCCAGAATAGGGATGTGATTGTTCTCAATAAACCCTATGGGGTTTCGGTCAAAG ATCACGGAGGGGGCACATGTATCACCGCGGTTCTCCCGATCCTTGCCAAAATGATGGATCTGAAGGTTGACTCTGAGCTTCAGCCCTGTCTCGGACTGGAAAAAGAAGTAACGGGAACCCTACTACTGGCCAGGAACCAGGAGGCAGTGGATAACATAGTTTACCTTCACCGGCATAATCAAATACAGAGGAAATACTG GGCCGTCACTGTTGGTGTTCCTGTGCCATCTGAGGGAGTGATTGACATCCCGCTCATAGAGCGAGAGATTGCGGGCACACAGCATCATTTCAAG ATGGGGCTGAGTCCTATGTTTCGGCTCAATGAAACGGGAGAAGGTGTCAGCAGAATCCGTGCTCATCGACAAGCCGAGAGTGCTGTGACCAAATACCGTGTTCTGGACAGCAGGGCGGGCTGCAGTCTTGTTGAGCTGGAGCCACTGACCG GACTGAAGCACCAGATTAGAGTGCATTTGGCCTGCGCTCTGGGTTGTCCTATTCTTGGCGATCATAAATATTCCAGCTGGACTAAACTGGCACCTCAG AAGTTGCCGGAAAATGTGCTCGGAAAACTGGGGTTGGAAAAGAGCAAAACCCGTAATCTAACCCTTCACCTACACGCCCGCCAAATGGTTCTTCCTGGAACCACAAGTCAACCAGAGATCAGAGTCTCCTGCCCCATGCCAAAGTACTTCACCAAGGCGCTTCAAAGACTGAACTTAATTTTTCCTGATGAGAAAGAGCCTAACTAA
- the LOC132471154 gene encoding transcriptional regulator QRICH1-like isoform X2, whose translation MSDVTMNGQEGGVVSFDEYVRQKARSVPQHQMKEFLESLAKGPETLQEFSQQGHTATTTTMVYQQGANCAYTDSTEVAGSLLELACPVQVSAAEISPQLHQESEQQIQVQVHIQGQPTGQVIQMASPTQKDLQGISTGQLVQQGELTEEQHQQIQAQLVAALAGGQHIQLQDGQHIQLQDGQHIQLPDGQHIQLHDGHQIQLQDGHHIQLPDGQHIQIQDGQHIQLHDGQHIQLDGQHFQLQDGQHIQLQDGQHFQLQDGHHIQLQDGQHIQLPNGQQIQIQAIDPHSAVQQQQQQGSSREVVTRRAATLPTVLQPAKKRKVDVPLAVSYAGQQVATLLTIPQQGQQQQSYVSIRPDLLTVDSGQLYSTAGTITGPAGETWTIPVYSTPQQQGVTHIAIAQEAFSNALQAAGAQKDQKGAPLKASMQQLSARTQEEVLQTLLPAQFMNGNIHIPVAVQTVGGAYGTTTQSLHIWDPQQQQQSQQEGQDGQQLHLQGETQSNGQSHIELLVPVCLKPEEGLDVWRFWAQRKNAELAKEERTKLAPIGRRQPLHFQEDLVSSAVAELNLALALMTQEARGTEAEQLAPDVLYYVFLCIQKYLSENGRVDDVFSDPYYVRFSQSLHKILDGWRPSVHPLGYLIPSHVTEEMLWDCKQLGAHSPATLLTTLMFFNTKYFHLTTAEQHMRVSFSKVLRHTKKNPSNPKDKSTSIRFLKGQGPHHLGQKVADDMYNEQAEDPENPLRCPIKLYDFYLFKCPQSAKGRNDAYYLTPEPVVAPNSPIWYSTQPLSGQQVEQMLARIIVVREIQEIVCPAQGN comes from the exons AT GTCTGACGTGACAATGAATGGGCAAGAGGGTGGTGTTGTGTCATTTGATGAATATGTGCGACAAAAGGCCCGCAGCGTCCCCCAGCACCAGATGAAGGAGTTTTTAGAGTCGCTTGCCAAGGGTCCAGAGACACTACAAGAGTTCAGTCAACAGGGACATACAGCCACAACTACTACCATGGTGTACCAGCAAGGCGCCAACTGTGCCTACACAGATAGCACAGAGGTGGCTGGGTCTCTGCTGGAGCTGGCTTGCCCG GTACAAGTGTCTGCAGCAGAGATATCACCTCAACTGCATCAAGAATCTGAGCAACAAATTCAAGTGCAG GTACATATCCAGGGACAACCCACAGGCCAAGTGATTCAGATGGCTTCTCCCACACAGAAAGACCTGCAGGGTATTTCAACCGGCCAGCTTGTCCAGCAGGGAGAGCTAACAGAGGAGCAGCATCAGCAG ATTCAGGCCCAGTTGGTGGCGGCTTTGGCTGGAGGACAGCATATCCAACTACAAGACGGACAGCATATTCAGCTACAGGACGGACAACACATTCAACTACCGGACGGGCAACACATTCAGCTACACGACGGACATCAGATCCAACTCCAGGACGGACATCATATCCAGCTGCCCGACGGGCAACACATCCAGATCCAAGACGGACAACATATCCAACTGCACGACGGCCAGCACATCCAACTGGACGGGCAACACTTTCAGCTGCAGGACGGCCAGCACATCCAGCTGCAGGACGGGCAGCACTTTCAGCTGCAGGACGGGCACCACATCCAACTCCAGGACGGACAGCACATCCAACTGCCCAACGGCCAGCAGATCCAGATCCAGGCCATAGACCCTCACTCCgccgtgcagcagcagcagcagcagggctcCTCCAGGGAGGTGGTGACGCGGCGGGCGGCCACCCTCCCCACCGTCCTGCAGCCGGCCAAGAAGCGCAAGGTGGACGTGCCCCTGGCCGTGTCGTACGCCGGCCAGCAGGTGGCCACGCTGCTGACCATCCCCcagcaggggcagcagcagcagagctacGTGTCCATCCGGCCCGACCTGCTGACGGTGGACAGCGGGCAGCTCTACAGCACGGCGGGCACCATCACGGGCCCGGCGGGCGAGACGTGGACCATCCCGGTGTACTCGACGCCGCAGCAGCAGGGCGTCACCCACATCGCCATCGCGCAGGAGGCGTTCAGCAACGCGCTGCAGGCCGCCGGTGCCCAGAAGGACCAGAAGGGCGCCCCGCTGAAGGCGAGCATGCAGCAGCTCTCCGCCCGCAcccaggaggaggtgctgcagaCGCTGCTGCCGGCGCAGTTCATGAACGGCAACATTCACATCCCCGTGGCGGTGCAGACGGTGGGCGGGGCGTACGGCACCACCACGCAGTCGCTGCACATCTGGgatccacagcagcagcagcagagccagcaGGAGGGCCAAGACGGACAACAGCTCCATCTGCAG GGAGAGACGCAGTCTAACGGCCAGTCCCATATAGAGCTGCTAGTTCCCGTCTGTCTCAAGCCGGAGGAAGGCCTGGATGTCTGGCGCTTCTGGGCCCAGCGTAAAAACGCAGAGCTCGCCAAAGAAGAGCGGACCAAGCTCGCCCCTATTGGCC GTCGCCAGCCGCTCCACTTCCAGGAGGACCTGGTGTCCAGCGCCGTGGCGGAGCTGAACCTGGCTCTAGCCCTGATGACCCAGGAGGCCCGCGGGACTGAGGCGGAGCAGCTGGCTCCAGACGTCCTGTATTACGTCTTTCTGTGTATCCAAAAG TATCTCTCGGAGAACGGGCGCGTGGACGACGTGTTCTCGGATCCGTACTACGTGCGTTTCTCCCAGAGTTTACACAAGATCCTGGACGGATGGAGACCCAGTGTCCATCCTTTAG GTTACCTGATCCCCAGTCATGTGACAGAGGAGATGCTGTGGGATTGTAAGCAGCTGGGCGCCCATTCACCGGCCACCCTACTCACCACCTTGATGTTCTTCAACACCAA GTACTTCCATCTGACGACTGCTGAGCAGCACATGAGGGTTTCCTTCTCCAAGGTGCTGAGACACACCAAGAAGAACCCCTCCAATCCCAAGGACAAGTCCACGAGTATCCGCTTCCTGAAGGGTCAAGGGCCACACCACCTGGGCCAGAAAG TGGCGGACGACATGTATAACGAGCAAGCGGAGGATCCAGAGAACCCTCTTCGCTGCCCTATTAAGTTGTATGACTTCTATCTCTTCAAATG CCCTCAGAGTGCCAAAGGTCGCAACGACGCCTATTACCTGACCCCGGAGCCGGTGGTGGCGCCCAACAGTCCCATATGGTACTCCACCCAGCCCCTCAGCGGTCAGCAGGTGGAGCAGATGCTGGCACGCATCATCGTGGTCAGAGAAATCCAGGAGATTGTCTGTCCGGCGCAAGGGAACTGA
- the LOC132471154 gene encoding transcriptional regulator QRICH1-like isoform X1 — MSDVTMNGQEGGVVSFDEYVRQKARSVPQHQMKEFLESLAKGPETLQEFSQQGHTATTTTMVYQQGANCAYTDSTEVAGSLLELACPVQVSAAEISPQLHQESEQQIQVQVHIQGQPTGQVIQMASPTQKDLQGISTGQLVQQGELTEEQHQQIQAQLVAALAGGQHIQLQDGQHIQLQDGQHIQLPDGQHIQLHDGHQIQLQDGHHIQLPDGQHIQIQDGQHIQLHDGQHIQLDGQHFQLQDGQHIQLQDGQHFQLQDGHHIQLQDGQHIQLPNGQQIQIQAIDPHSAVQQQQQQGSSREVVTRRAATLPTVLQPAKKRKVDVPLAVSYAGQQVATLLTIPQQGQQQQSYVSIRPDLLTVDSGQLYSTAGTITGPAGETWTIPVYSTPQQQGVTHIAIAQEAFSNALQAAGAQKDQKGAPLKASMQQLSARTQEEVLQTLLPAQFMNGNIHIPVAVQTVGGAYGTTTQSLHIWDPQQQQQSQQEGQDGQQLHLQQGETQSNGQSHIELLVPVCLKPEEGLDVWRFWAQRKNAELAKEERTKLAPIGRRQPLHFQEDLVSSAVAELNLALALMTQEARGTEAEQLAPDVLYYVFLCIQKYLSENGRVDDVFSDPYYVRFSQSLHKILDGWRPSVHPLGYLIPSHVTEEMLWDCKQLGAHSPATLLTTLMFFNTKYFHLTTAEQHMRVSFSKVLRHTKKNPSNPKDKSTSIRFLKGQGPHHLGQKVADDMYNEQAEDPENPLRCPIKLYDFYLFKCPQSAKGRNDAYYLTPEPVVAPNSPIWYSTQPLSGQQVEQMLARIIVVREIQEIVCPAQGN, encoded by the exons AT GTCTGACGTGACAATGAATGGGCAAGAGGGTGGTGTTGTGTCATTTGATGAATATGTGCGACAAAAGGCCCGCAGCGTCCCCCAGCACCAGATGAAGGAGTTTTTAGAGTCGCTTGCCAAGGGTCCAGAGACACTACAAGAGTTCAGTCAACAGGGACATACAGCCACAACTACTACCATGGTGTACCAGCAAGGCGCCAACTGTGCCTACACAGATAGCACAGAGGTGGCTGGGTCTCTGCTGGAGCTGGCTTGCCCG GTACAAGTGTCTGCAGCAGAGATATCACCTCAACTGCATCAAGAATCTGAGCAACAAATTCAAGTGCAG GTACATATCCAGGGACAACCCACAGGCCAAGTGATTCAGATGGCTTCTCCCACACAGAAAGACCTGCAGGGTATTTCAACCGGCCAGCTTGTCCAGCAGGGAGAGCTAACAGAGGAGCAGCATCAGCAG ATTCAGGCCCAGTTGGTGGCGGCTTTGGCTGGAGGACAGCATATCCAACTACAAGACGGACAGCATATTCAGCTACAGGACGGACAACACATTCAACTACCGGACGGGCAACACATTCAGCTACACGACGGACATCAGATCCAACTCCAGGACGGACATCATATCCAGCTGCCCGACGGGCAACACATCCAGATCCAAGACGGACAACATATCCAACTGCACGACGGCCAGCACATCCAACTGGACGGGCAACACTTTCAGCTGCAGGACGGCCAGCACATCCAGCTGCAGGACGGGCAGCACTTTCAGCTGCAGGACGGGCACCACATCCAACTCCAGGACGGACAGCACATCCAACTGCCCAACGGCCAGCAGATCCAGATCCAGGCCATAGACCCTCACTCCgccgtgcagcagcagcagcagcagggctcCTCCAGGGAGGTGGTGACGCGGCGGGCGGCCACCCTCCCCACCGTCCTGCAGCCGGCCAAGAAGCGCAAGGTGGACGTGCCCCTGGCCGTGTCGTACGCCGGCCAGCAGGTGGCCACGCTGCTGACCATCCCCcagcaggggcagcagcagcagagctacGTGTCCATCCGGCCCGACCTGCTGACGGTGGACAGCGGGCAGCTCTACAGCACGGCGGGCACCATCACGGGCCCGGCGGGCGAGACGTGGACCATCCCGGTGTACTCGACGCCGCAGCAGCAGGGCGTCACCCACATCGCCATCGCGCAGGAGGCGTTCAGCAACGCGCTGCAGGCCGCCGGTGCCCAGAAGGACCAGAAGGGCGCCCCGCTGAAGGCGAGCATGCAGCAGCTCTCCGCCCGCAcccaggaggaggtgctgcagaCGCTGCTGCCGGCGCAGTTCATGAACGGCAACATTCACATCCCCGTGGCGGTGCAGACGGTGGGCGGGGCGTACGGCACCACCACGCAGTCGCTGCACATCTGGgatccacagcagcagcagcagagccagcaGGAGGGCCAAGACGGACAACAGCTCCATCTGCAG CAGGGAGAGACGCAGTCTAACGGCCAGTCCCATATAGAGCTGCTAGTTCCCGTCTGTCTCAAGCCGGAGGAAGGCCTGGATGTCTGGCGCTTCTGGGCCCAGCGTAAAAACGCAGAGCTCGCCAAAGAAGAGCGGACCAAGCTCGCCCCTATTGGCC GTCGCCAGCCGCTCCACTTCCAGGAGGACCTGGTGTCCAGCGCCGTGGCGGAGCTGAACCTGGCTCTAGCCCTGATGACCCAGGAGGCCCGCGGGACTGAGGCGGAGCAGCTGGCTCCAGACGTCCTGTATTACGTCTTTCTGTGTATCCAAAAG TATCTCTCGGAGAACGGGCGCGTGGACGACGTGTTCTCGGATCCGTACTACGTGCGTTTCTCCCAGAGTTTACACAAGATCCTGGACGGATGGAGACCCAGTGTCCATCCTTTAG GTTACCTGATCCCCAGTCATGTGACAGAGGAGATGCTGTGGGATTGTAAGCAGCTGGGCGCCCATTCACCGGCCACCCTACTCACCACCTTGATGTTCTTCAACACCAA GTACTTCCATCTGACGACTGCTGAGCAGCACATGAGGGTTTCCTTCTCCAAGGTGCTGAGACACACCAAGAAGAACCCCTCCAATCCCAAGGACAAGTCCACGAGTATCCGCTTCCTGAAGGGTCAAGGGCCACACCACCTGGGCCAGAAAG TGGCGGACGACATGTATAACGAGCAAGCGGAGGATCCAGAGAACCCTCTTCGCTGCCCTATTAAGTTGTATGACTTCTATCTCTTCAAATG CCCTCAGAGTGCCAAAGGTCGCAACGACGCCTATTACCTGACCCCGGAGCCGGTGGTGGCGCCCAACAGTCCCATATGGTACTCCACCCAGCCCCTCAGCGGTCAGCAGGTGGAGCAGATGCTGGCACGCATCATCGTGGTCAGAGAAATCCAGGAGATTGTCTGTCCGGCGCAAGGGAACTGA
- the LOC132471243 gene encoding uncharacterized protein LOC132471243: MTNTLKEKLIWPPPKRLAEAVKNESRKNIEPPGTLDVYTLPLKAQPMKLVGCKCFIFGKDLFKQNRTIMVLGETGVGKSTLANRMINYILGVTWDDTFRFKLVDEGTAKSQTHSQTSEVTVYKLNHQEGFQIDYSLTIVDTPGFGDTGGIENDRMIIDQLQRLFSAQNGVSEIDAICLVVQAHQVRLTPKQKYIFDSLLSIFGKDVAENFQILVTFAGEKKPKVLEAIKESGIPCPKSKGGLPICFKFNNEQNDDDDDDDDNDDEDDDAADDKEGGGGFSGQKCWDMGTKNMKKLFSNLNAMNTKSLTLTKEVLRQRAQLEISIENLQRNMKLSLTKVEEIKKEREILQTQEAIPANEAFEYEVSITKPVKVKAKELSLNCNKCNVTCHKSCKVQFDTMYYCEAFTLVATCVECIGKCSLKAHVRESFYWDSETVKEKRTFKMLKEKYEMALKKKMSDADIIKNKENEYIVLHEEVVRLIERSAQCLNTLREIALKPDPLSTTEYIDLLIEGEKSEAKPGFQERVKELGELKKNYAIKRKVAGGAGQPVVS, from the coding sequence ATGACAAATACTTTAAAAGAAAAGTTAATTTGGCCGCCCCCTAAGCGGTTGGCAGAAGCTGTTAAGAATGAAAGCAGGAAGAATATAGAACCTCCAGGTACTCTGGACGTTTATACTCTTCCTCTGAAAGCCCAGCCCATGAAATTGGTGGGATGCAAATGCTTTATATTTGGAAAAGACTTGTTTAAACAGAACCGCACCATCATGGTTCTAGGAGAAACTGGGGTGGGGAAGTCCACCCTGGCCAACAGGATGATCAACTACATCCTAGGGGTCACATGGGATGATACCTTTAGATTCAAGTTGGTAGACGAAGGTACGGCCAAGTCTCAGACTCACAGCCAGACCTCTGAAGTCACCGTGTACAAGCTCAACCACCAAGAGGGCTTCCAGATCGACTACTCCCTGACTATTGTGGACACGCCGGGTTTCGGAGACACAGGAGGCATAGAGAATGACAGGATGATTATAGATCAGCTACAAAGGCTTTTCTCAGCTCAAAATGGAGTCAGCGAGATTGATGCCATCTGCCTCGTGGTCCAAGCGCATCAGGTTCGGCTTACACCAAAGCAGAAATACATCTTTGACTCACTGCTCTCCATATTTGGCAAAGATGTGGCAGAGAACTTCCAGATTTTGGTGACATTTGCaggtgaaaaaaaacctaaggttCTCGAGGCAATCAAAGAGTCTGGAATCCCCTGTCCTAAAAGCAAGGGTGGTTTACCAATTTGCTTCAAATTCAATAACGAacaaaatgatgatgatgatgatgatgatgataatgatgatgaggatgatgatgctgCTGATGATAAAGAAGGCGGGGGGGGCTTTTCTGGTCAAAAGTGTTGGGACATGGGAaccaaaaacatgaaaaaattaTTTTCCAATCTAAATGCAATGAATACCAAGAGCTTGACCTTAACCAAGGAGGTGCTTAGACAGAGAGCACAGCTGGAGATCTCCATTGAGAATCTCCAGAGGAATATGAAATTGAGCTTAACTAAAGTTGAGGAGATtaagaaagaaagggaaattCTCCAAACACAAGAGGCAATTCCAGCCAATGAGGCATTTGAGTATGAGGTCAGCATCACAAAGCCTGTTAAAGTTAAAGCCAAAGAATTATCACTTAACTGTAACAAATGTAATGTCACTTGCCACAAATCATGCAAGGTACAATTTGATACCATGTATTATTGTGAGGCCTTTACCTTGGTGGCTACCTGCGTTGAATGTATAGGCAAGTGCTCACTAAAGGCGCATGTACGTGAGAGTTTCTACTGGGATTCAGAGACGGTGAAGGAGAAACGAACCTTTAAGATGCTGAAAGAAAAGTATGAGATGGctttgaagaaaaaaatgtCTGACGCAGACATCATCAAAAATAAGGAAAATGAGTACATCGTCCTACATGAGGAGGTGGTCAGGCTGATAGAGCGCTCAGCCCAGTGTCTCAACACCCTGAGAGAGATCGCTCTGAAGCCCGATCCACTCTCTACAACTGAATACATCGACCTGctgatagagggagagaagtcagaggccaagcctggctTCCAGGAGCGCGTCAAGGAACTTGGAGAACTGAAGAAAAACTACGCTATCAAGAGGAAGGTTGCTGGCGGGGCAGGACAGCCAGTGGTTAGTTGA
- the LOC132471169 gene encoding WD repeat-containing protein 82-like isoform X2 → MKITDSVLRSFRVARTYQENSGKVNCVDYSPDGESAISSSDDDSIVLYDIREGKPNRTLYSKKYGVDLIRFSHRDTSTAVYTSNKLDDTIRYLCLNDNKFICYFPGHTDRVVALSMSPVDDTFISGSLDKTIRIWDLRAQNCQGVTNPLGRTVCAFDPEGQIFAAGVESQTIKLYDLRAFDKGPFAAFETRFSRVCEWTGLSFSSDGKQILVSTNGGAICILHAYNGSVLHTFSGYNNSNGIPLQACFTPDSQFVMIGSEDGRVHVWSTESGMKVAVLDGKHAGPINTLQFNPRYMTFASACTNMTFWLPCVDEV, encoded by the exons ATGAAAATCACAGATAGCGTATTACGAAGTTTTAGGGTCGCCAGGACCTATCAAGAAAACAGTGGAAAAGTGAATTGCGTGGATTACAGCCCAGATGGCGAGAGTGCGATATCAAGTAGTGACGACGACTCCATCGTGTTGTATGACATCCGAGAGGGAAA GCCGAATCGGACTCTGTACAGTAAAAAGTACGGAGTGGACCTCATCCGATTCTCTCATCGAGATACGTCCACCGCAGTCTACACCTCCAACAAACTAGACG ATACAATCAGATACCTGTGTCTCAATGACAACAAGTTCATATGTTATTTCCCTGGTCACACTGATAG AGTTGTGGCTCTTTCAATGTCACCAGTGGACGACACATTTATCTCCGGTTCGTTGGATAAAACGATTAGGATTTGGGATTTGCGTGCTCAAAATTGTCAG GGCGTAACTAATCCATTGGGGAGGACTGTGTGCGCGTTTGACCCTGAAGGGCAGATTTTTGCCGCAGGCGTCGAATCGCAAACAATTAAATTGTACGACCTCCGTGCTTTTGACAAG GGTCCCTTTGCAGCCTTTGAGACCAGGTTTAGTCGTGTCTGTGAGTGGACCGGACTCTCGTTCAGTAGCGACGGCAAGCAGATCCTCGTCTCGACCAATGGCGGTGCGATCTGCATCCTCCACGCTTACAATGGATCCGTGCTACACACCTTCTCT gGTTACAACAATAGCAATGGAATACCACTGCAGGCCTGCTTCACTCCAGATTCCCAGTTTGTCATGATTG GCTCGGAAGATGGGAGAGTCCATGTGTGGAGCACCGAGAGTGGTATGAAGGTCGCTGTGCTGGACGGGAAACACGCTGGCCCTATCAACACTCTGCAGTTTAACCCACGCTACATGACATTTGCCAGTGCCTGCACTAACATG aCGTTCTGGCTGCCGTGCGTTGATGAAGTTTAG